The genome window ctaacgctaccgagtctgtcattacgCATGtgattctctatacatgtgatatctaggcatagattgtatgctgtcggctacagtcaggactcaggaaatattggagccacctagcttagcatcgcgtttgctacagcgtctcaacaaacactcttccctctccgtgtctcttgacttttctcacgtcattcaaccaacgtattaatgaacgttgtctcgttgcagaaacggtgaccaaatccgaacggatgaaaaaaaaaaaaaaacgtaatgcacgaaaaacgtgcagattttgaacgtaacgtacggcgtacacatttaaaaatcagtgctcacttgtacaaattacgacgagaccgtacaacttgacaggtatgaattatagtggaccgtcacagttaggtagtagcactctgtagcacgggacgtccaactatcagtggtcagggcgaaactatgtgctttagcgaaatcatcttcgatggctttgcttgccatttcataaatgtcggggattacgttgttggagaaatatgtccgcgagggaacaatgtaacgcgggtcaagcgttgcaaataaattaacgaagcccgccgtgtgttttcactggtgtcatcttcggggttggcctgccctgagaaagtgatatctgtgggtgatgctggctgaggtgctggagtcatgttataaaagtgttgccattagcatggagaacaagcgctgagcaatgcttgcaaatttttgttttttccccaatattttctctccctctgcattgtagtccatggggaaaccaaaatgttgccacaccgcagatttgaaagaagccggtgcttcctcaaaattcggtttctccactcctccgctcgccatagctatttgttttctttcttgtttcactttcacttcgctcgtaagcgagagagggcgttactcggcttctattacacaggtgcttgacagcgatccgacatttacttgcggggcgggaatttctccacagcggtgcttcacgtcacacacaggcacacagagctcgattaattcattccacaagcgttcggaatacattaattgcaaaaccaaaaaggtgcggttcataaaggcgtattgaaccgtacagggcgaaccgtacagttcggctttgaaccgcaaaccgttgcaccgctagtATGTattcatatatatgtatatataaagtaTATTTTATGTACACCCACActgtttaaagggatccatggatagaaagacttgtagttcttaaaagataaatgttattatgagttaaaataatttgatattaaaatccctctcgatgctttcgtttttatacaatttgtaaaatttgtttaactcctaggtcaccattgttgttgacgttgaagggcggtgacgtcacttggtaatgctgccaggcttccagagtatgactctagcgacatagacatgtcatttgttcaaccccttcaatttgaacccgagaagaACATtagtgagcatgacagcactgtcgatatttcacaaaacgagcagcaaaagcaaaatgaacaggaaagactggatgagacgagagtaggacaaaactgtgttctgccaaaatgtgctacaccggcgaaatgtctacaagaggcgaatttgacacccaaagtactaccgtgtgctttcagcttgttttgtttagatgcttacagacagaacatacaaaagatgccttaagaaaatacttacacgtagtaatatcaaataagggcggTTTAAATATGcgatgtgactaatgtggtttaacagatcaacaatctgctttaaagctatcaCAAGAAAAcataatgcttaaaagtatgagagggtaacacatgcaaaaagtattttgaggcaatgaaaaggtaataaaagactcaataaatacgcaaatagtaagtactcgccacttttaatcaatgtgcgcatgtgttggatgtctcgccgcgtggaaggaattgcagaagacCGGTAGTGTTTGTCTAGTGAGTGGCAAACTACGCCATCacaccgagcgtccattgcgcgcttaaAATATGGCGCCCtccttaggtcaaaacatgtactacatattgtagatttttaaatcaagggCAATATTTATGTTTCAGTAAAAGAGAACTATTgtagcttattagagcctacaagtctttaagtccgaggttcccttaaaTATGTGTAAATGAGGACTATGTAGGAATAACCTGAACAGGAGAACTCCACACATGGCGGCATTacacaataaaaataaacaatttttcAGGAAGGAGTGTTGCATTTGGCAAGTTGACAAATCCGTGGGGGTAAAAAAGGAGTGTCAACCTCTTCTATCAGCAGGGTTTCATAACAGTGCAAATGAGTCGCTAATTAAACATTTTCTTGttaaaatgaatataaaatgTTATAGCAACAGATAATGCATTAACAAGAAGTAATGGCACTAACAAAATAATGAAGCGTGTTTATAAactgtacttttttaaaaacatcaaCCCTTTTGACTGGGATGAAGGGGAGTTGTGAGCAGTAGCTGGAAGAACAAATGTTTCCACAGAAAGAAAAATAGGCCTCTTAATCTCAAACTTTGTCAAGTAAGTAGCTCAATGAAGCCATTGCATGTTCATTTTGCATGCCGCATAAAAATATGTGCTTCTGATGATCAGTCATTGTAGAGTCAGACAGGTGTGTCAAATGCTAGTTGATTTTGTCCTGGAATATATACAAATTATTGGTGGTGGCCACAGCAATAACGTTGTCTAGCGGATGCCATGCAGTGTGGAGGATCTTCTTGTTAAAGTCCAAACTGTCTACACTGATCTCATCCTTTTTGCGCTTCCCACCTGAGCTTACTTTGCGGGGTCTCAGGACAGACTGTGGCATGCTGTTCTCCCTTGATGCCTCTAAGGTCACATCCTGCCTATATCCTCGCTCGAACATCCTGAAGAAGTTATTGTAGGAACCTGTCATGACCACACTGCAGACAGGGCAGAAAGTGATGGTGAGACGGAAACTTAACTAAGCTGGGTACTAGATAAGAAACGGACACTATCGAAATGTTAAAGAGGAATTGAATGTTCCACTTCTCTCCTAAACAGAACTCTGAGCGGCTTCTTCAATGTTAAATAAAAAGGTCAAAAACATAATGTGAACATCTTTTAACATCTAGAAATAACATTAGAGACCACAACAAAAATGTTAGACAGAAAATGCGAGTTCACCTGTCGTTCCCATTCCAACAGCACTCAAACTTGTCGAAGATGCAATCGTTCTCGTAGAGTGAACACAACTTGCTCCTGAGATATTCATGTACCTGACAGAGgacagaatagaatagccctttattgtcattatacatttGTATAATGAAATTATGGAGAATCTCCCTTTACAATCATTAGGAGCTACAAAAGAACAAGATACTTTTAAGAAATAGTAAAAATGCACGGAAATGGAAATGTTTGCCAAAACTGCAAGTAATATAAATTTAATGAAATACAGCAAATAAGGCAACCATATTACATAGTACAACAATTTTATAATTGGTACCatgcatagaaaaaaaaaaaagtcaagaatgcTCAAACTCGCCATTAGTTTATAAAATAAATCACTTGCCACCTCACACACCTTTTTATGTGCAAAGTGACATCCAAGTCACTGGGCAACAACCGGCCATGATAGAGATTGGCATTTCAGACTGGTTAGCCTGGAGAGTGCTTGATTTTTATCCTTTGTAGGGGAAGCGACTATTTAGTCATTTAAAACAAACTAACCCTTATAAAGACCAGTTATCCGTGTATGTGGacatattttgggtcatgtaggccacaatattaacatttggtatacagtggggagaacaagtatttgatacactgccgattttgctggttttcccacttgcaagccatgtagaggtctgtaattgttatcataagttctcttcaactgtgagggacggaatctaatacaaaaatccaacaaatcacattgtataattttttaataataaatttttatttaactgcatgaaataagtatttgatacgttaccaactagtaaatatttctgctctcagttcttttttaagaacccctcctgttctccactcattaccggaagtaactgcacctgtttgaacttgttacctgtataaaagacacctgttcacatgctcaaacaaacaaactccaacctctccacaatggccaagaccaaagagctgcgtAAGGACACCAGGGATAAAataaatagacctgcacaaggctgggatgggctacaggaaaataaggaaGCAgcctggtgagaaggtaacaactgttggagcgattattagaaaatagaagaagttcaagttgacggtcaatcttcctcgttctggggctgcatgcaagatctcacctcgtggggcatcactcatcatgaggaaggtgagggatcagcccagaactacacggcaggccctggtcaatgacctgtagagagctggaaccacagtctcgaagaaaaccatcggaaacacattacgccgattaaaatcctacagcacacgcgaggtcccgctgctgaagccagtgcatgtccagacacgtctgaagtttgccactgaccatctggatgatccagaggagcaatgggagaaggtcatgtggtcggatgagaccaaaattgaactttttggtctaaattcggctcgtcgtgtttggaggaaaaagaaggatgagtacaaccccaagaacaccatcccaaccgcgaAACATagaggaggaaacattttttggggctgcttctctgccaacggTACagtacgactgcaccgtattgaggggtggatggatggggctatgtatcgccaaatcttggctgacaacctccttccttcagtgagagccctgaagatgggtcgtggctgggtcttccagcatgacaacacccaaagcacacagccaaggcaactaaagagtggcttcgtaagaagcatcttaaggtcctggagtagtctagccagtcaccagatctgaacccaatagaaaatctatggagggagctgaaagtccgtgttgcccggcagcagccccgaaacctaaaggctctggagaagatctgcatggaggagtgggccaaaatccctgctgcagtgtgtgcaaaccttgtcaaggactacaggaaacgtttggtatcggtaatagcaaacaaaggtttctgtaccaaatattaagttcgatttttgtgatgtatcaaatacttatttcatgcaattaaatgcaaatttattatttaaaaatcatacaacgtgattttctgtttttttgtattagattccgtccctcacagttgaagagaacttatgatacaaattacagacctctacatgctttgcaagtgggaaaaccagcaaaatcggcagtgcatcaaatacttgttctccccactgtacaaatacggcctacatgacccaaaaagtGATGTTGATGTCAGGTCTCAattaaggatgcaacaatactcagttttatattgaaccgttcgatacgccctcttcaattcaatatgcaaaaatattcaacgcaaatgaaaagctcccaaaatgtattttccgattttttttcttgcccgGGGTGCATCGAAAACTGAGGGCTGTGCCTTGAAAAATTCTGAGACAGCTCCTCCCCGCGTGCAGCCCTCCTCCTCTCCTCCCCCAAACTGCGTGGAGGGCGGAGTGAAGTACGGTGCATTTATTTGTGGCAGAAGTAGCAGACACGACAATCATGGCTAGTGAGGAAAGACAGAAGTTTGAGGAGGCGGCTTCAGCGTCGTACAGATCCACTGTGTGGCAGCATTTTGGGTTTGCTGATACGCTATCCCCTTTTCTACATATTTCACAAAGACGGTCttcccggatatttacaacgaagtccgccaaaacactgttaccgacttggctgccacGAACAACCTCGCGGCAGCTGGATACCCCGGGACACtgagcaaattaagagcgctgtacttcaaacttgtcctgtttatgaaagtcgactgtcatatgctggtgttgtgcagtaatgagcagacgtgatttCTGTGGGATTTgtcaacttttttaatgctccgacaacactcgcacacacacactagatgtcatcaaatagcaaactagatgtgctatgttagatcccccccaagtcccatgccattggctacgtgagcccagagtgatcatgggacacgtggtccatatactacatcgatgaattcaaaaccgccatgactgaatggaagttaagcaggccaaatcaatccataccagtgactaaatAATGCTGAtagatagataatgctgcaaatattgttaattcattacatgacacagatggactcggaccacaaataggatgctctgctcatgtggtaaacctagctgctaagagagctgtagcaatcaacagtgtgccccgcctcactttacaaacagtaaagattgttctcagcacttttagacaaaatttcttcagatcagtaagaagtatgcacataaatattatgcttaTGTTTATAAGatggcaatgttattttttcttgttagcaaaataaaacatcgaaaaaaaaaataacacttgtattttttttgtttcagagcattaaatgtattgaatcaaatcgaaaattgtgtccctcgtatcgaaaatcgtactgaaccgtgacttaactgtatcgttgcatccctagtcTCAATTATAACTGGCTCAATGCACGGGAGGAGGAGGAACATACAGCAATGATTTTAAGGATGTTCGGTTATTTCCGGCTTGCGTTGTTTGTAACTGTCAACACCACCAGAAAATTGAATAGATCAGCGAACAACGGGCATTTACAGTCAGCATTGCAGTGTGCCGGCTTTATGTCAGGTGGAGCGCAGCATTCGGCGGGTAAAAGAGCACAAGCATTAAATCAGATTCTGCTAGAGCTTTTTGGCATTATAAACCAAATATACACAAAATGATATAAGATAGCAGATTATGAGAATAGACATTGATGAAGTCAAACTTGTAGTTTGAAACCCCCGCCTCCTGttgtaatttgttattattttttatctatTAATTTCTTTACGTTTCATAAAATCATTCCCCTGATGCCAtttaatgattgtaattacagtTTATGTATTGAATAGCTTTGTCATTCATCCATCCCTATCTATTTTCTCCTGCTTATCTGCGGTTGGGTCGGGGGTTAGGGTTAGTCTTGGTCATTGCATGTAAAATACAACATCATTTAAGTGCTGCTTCAGTAAAGTGCTTACACCACtaaaggtgggaatcttggggtacctaacaattcgattacaattcagaggctacgattcgattatacatcgattattgatgcaccctcaACCTCctcccagctattagctgcttttaatgtttcatacagtaaatacaaaaatcctctcaggcttaaataaactactatttcactatcaagttaacagttcaaaatggtaaataaaatgctcaagtcccgattctgtatcagcagctttaaactacattcaattaatttaatgttgtgaatcaactgttaaagttgttaaaattgctcccgttattccataattttccttcgacatgttaaacttttaaaactgtttcatcatttaaagatagattcaagtcaagattttgctgatttaggagtattttagataaatagtTACTTAGATTTgctcggaaggttcgctaccACAGCCTTTCAGAAAAGTCTACTGCCTTAAGAtaatggctgtttactaacgccagcaagtctgtcatttcgcatttagttcttcatacatgtgctaacgccacagagtgtcatttcgcatctagttctagttACTTGTGtactgtagcattatgtgggcatagtttgtagcaacgtgaGCGCTGTTTGAAGCGGCTgtgggccgcagtcaggtattattatttttttttatctagcggtatAAGTTGTCGGTCAgtccctcattgcgtcccgaagaatgcgctgactgtgttttagttctgctttattttgcatatttcaataatcggaatttggatgtttgtgaatcgttctagaatcttccacgaccgaattgcgaataatctaagaatcggaaatttcgcacacctcaatACATCACACATTCATCATTCATTAAACCCAATccataaaacaaataataaatgataaatgGATAAACACTATTTGCTATTAATGGAattaaatagaataaaaatagaaaCACTCTGGTGAGGGCCCCCAAATAACACTGTGAAATTGATTTAAAACAAAGAATCACTGTATTCAGCTCGTTGCCTGCTATTGACAACGACAGActttaaattcatttaaacttggaGGACCGGCTGTGAATACTCatattttagtgccattgacagtcgaGATGTCCAATcactttgactgggagggtcgaATGAAATAatcttttgactgggagaggctggcagtatTAAAATGAATTGAGTGTCTAGCGCCATAATTGGCAGCTAAGGataaaatgagtgccctataaaaggTTAAAGATTTTGCTTGTCACAAAATActgtttttctgctttttttggtATTCGGTCTTTCAGACAAATAGAAAATGCACTTTTATccattttcctccaaacaatttTAGTGGCTGAATTTTTGGTAGATGTCCAATAAATACTTCGTATATAGTATACAATACTAGATTAATGATCTTAACATACCTGATAAGTCTCTATTGGACGGGTCTCCATATTGAGGTCCCAGATTTTGATGGACAGGTAGTCACGGGTCATCATGTAACGTCCACTGTGGCTGAACTTTATATCGGAGATGGATGATATTATATCTGAGAAGAAGGAACGATTGTTTGGATCCTCTGACTCTTCAAACACTGTGGGGGTGTATTCGGGAACAATTTGCTTCAGTCATTACACATTTTAGTTTAGTTAAAATCAGTCACATTAAGAACCCCAGTTCTGTCCATTGAATTCTGCTTACATTTGGCATGGTTGTCACACAGTGCAGATGCCCTCATGTCGCACAAGCGGATGGCTCCTTTACTGCTACTGTATACAAACGTATTGCATTGGTTAGGATGAAACTCTGAAGCTGTGATGATCTCGCTCAAATCCTCCATGTTAGCTGGCTTAATGTCGACAATATCTGAGTAGGAATAATTCAGGTCAAACAGCAAGAAGTGACTTCACAACTCAAGAGTTAACCAGTAAAATGACTGCGCATTTCACAATTTGCTCAGCCTGTAATTTGCCTTATAACATGAAGGATGCCGGCAGGGTTGAAATACATCTTTCCACTCACAGACTTAAGTTCCTCATTACGGTCTCTCTGACAATAGCCCTCACCCACAGTGGAAAGGATATGAACGATTATCTGAAGGGAAAGTATATGCAGTTTCCACTAATGATTATGTCTGACAAGGGAAAGGATACTAAAGCTGCGATCAGTGATCTCCAAGTGCCAAAGGTTGATGCGAAGGTCATCCGAGGACAGGTATGTTTCACAATCACTGTTGACTGAGATGGAATTGACGTGGTAGGTGTGAGCATTAGCAAAAACTCTCCGCGGACTGGCCTCCACCATCAGATCCATGGGTCTAAATATTGGTACCTAGGGGACCAAGTCAGTGAGTTCACTGAAGTCTTCATTTTCCAATGTGGATGATGACATTCTTTAtcatgcaaaataaatattaaaataacaaacaaacaaacaaaaaaaatcaaatatccaCCCTTAGTGCTGTAACTGTATTTGGATCTCTGTATTGACCATCATCTTCTTTCAAATTGTAACCTTCAGGTCTCTTGTCTCGCTCGCTTATTTTCCAAAGTTTTATGGTTTTATCtatgagaggggaaaaaaaacaaattactcCAAATCAACAAATACTGTAAATTCCATACAAGTCAAAGCCAGCAAATATCTTATCATATGATACATTGACAATGTTTACGAAAAAGGGATT of Corythoichthys intestinalis isolate RoL2023-P3 chromosome 3, ASM3026506v1, whole genome shotgun sequence contains these proteins:
- the ppp2r2aa gene encoding serine/threonine-protein phosphatase 2A 55 kDa regulatory subunit B alpha isoform isoform X2 is translated as MAEVGDDSDEVQWCFSQVKGAIDEDVAEADVISTVEFNHCGELLATGDKGGRVVIFQQEPESKNRPQCRGEYNVYSTFQSHEPEFDYLKSLEIEEKINKIRWLPQKNAAHFLLSTNDKTIKLWKISERDKRPEGYNLKEDDGQYRDPNTVTALRVPIFRPMDLMVEASPRRVFANAHTYHVNSISVNSDCETYLSSDDLRINLWHLEITDRSFNIVDIKPANMEDLSEIITASEFHPNQCNTFVYSSSKGAIRLCDMRASALCDNHAKLFEESEDPNNRSFFSDIISSISDIKFSHSGRYMMTRDYLSIKIWDLNMETRPIETYQVHEYLRSKLCSLYENDCIFDKFECCWNGNDSVVMTGSYNNFFRMFERGYRQDVTLEASRENSMPQSVLRPRKVSSGGKRKKDEISVDSLDFNKKILHTAWHPLDNVIAVATTNNLYIFQDKIN
- the ppp2r2aa gene encoding serine/threonine-protein phosphatase 2A 55 kDa regulatory subunit B alpha isoform isoform X1 produces the protein MAEVGDDSDEVQWCFSQVKGAIDEDVAEGFGPICKGVCLQRDADVISTVEFNHCGELLATGDKGGRVVIFQQEPESKNRPQCRGEYNVYSTFQSHEPEFDYLKSLEIEEKINKIRWLPQKNAAHFLLSTNDKTIKLWKISERDKRPEGYNLKEDDGQYRDPNTVTALRVPIFRPMDLMVEASPRRVFANAHTYHVNSISVNSDCETYLSSDDLRINLWHLEITDRSFNIVDIKPANMEDLSEIITASEFHPNQCNTFVYSSSKGAIRLCDMRASALCDNHAKLFEESEDPNNRSFFSDIISSISDIKFSHSGRYMMTRDYLSIKIWDLNMETRPIETYQVHEYLRSKLCSLYENDCIFDKFECCWNGNDSVVMTGSYNNFFRMFERGYRQDVTLEASRENSMPQSVLRPRKVSSGGKRKKDEISVDSLDFNKKILHTAWHPLDNVIAVATTNNLYIFQDKIN